The genomic stretch TGACTACCAGCAAGCCATAACAGGCGCGGTACATCTGGCGCTGATCCAGTCTGGCGTGCAGCCGCCAGCCCAGCCAGACCCCGCTGGGTACGGCGAGCAGGCTGACGAACATCAGCGTCAGGACGTTGCCGCTGGGTTTGGCCAGCAGCAGCCAGGGTACGGCTTTAAGCAGATTGCCGACCGTGAAAAACAGGCTGGTCGTTCCGGCATACATCTGTTTGCTCAGGCCCAGCGGCAACAGATAGATTGCCAGCGGCGGCCCGCCGGAGTGCGCGACCATGGTCGTGATGCCCGATGTAAGGCCGGCGGCCAGCGCTTTGGGCGATGAGCGCGGCTTCACGCGGACTTCTCCACCCGCCTTGAACCACAAACCGACAAACAGCAGGGTGACCACCGCCATTACGATGGCGATCGCTCGGTGATCCAGCACCCGAAAAAGCAGATAACCCAGGCCGATGCCGACGACCAGTCCTGGTACCAGCAGGCGCAGATCCGGTTTTGACCAGGTTGAAGGCTTCCAGTAGCGCAGACTGAACAAGTCCATGGCGACAAACAGCGGCGCCAACAGCCCGCCAGCCGTGATCGGGTCCATCACCAACGACAGCAACGGAATCCCGACAATCGCAAAACCACCGCCGAACGCCCCCTTCATGAAGCAGATCAGGAACACGCCGGCGAAGGTGACGAGGAGGGTGGTGAGGGTCAGTTCCAAGGTTTTCGCTCACTTCATGAGGGCGGGAAATGGCCATAATTTCGCTCATGATCTGCGCGGTTAACAGTTACAGTTTTGAGGTTATTCCGTGGGCCAGTTGCCGGGCGGATCGAATGCCGGCCTTCGGCGGGATGTAGCAAATGGGGAAGACACATGGGGCTTGAAGACATCCTGACCGAAGGCCTGTCCGTGGTGTTCTGCGGGATCAATCCCGGCTTGCTGGCGGCGGAGCAGGGGCATCACTTCGCCGGGCGAAGCAATCGCTTCTGGCGCACGCTGCACCTGGCCGGGTTCACGCCCCACGAGGTGAGCCCGGA from Pseudomonas allokribbensis encodes the following:
- a CDS encoding sulfite exporter TauE/SafE family protein, whose translation is MELTLTTLLVTFAGVFLICFMKGAFGGGFAIVGIPLLSLVMDPITAGGLLAPLFVAMDLFSLRYWKPSTWSKPDLRLLVPGLVVGIGLGYLLFRVLDHRAIAIVMAVVTLLFVGLWFKAGGEVRVKPRSSPKALAAGLTSGITTMVAHSGGPPLAIYLLPLGLSKQMYAGTTSLFFTVGNLLKAVPWLLLAKPSGNVLTLMFVSLLAVPSGVWLGWRLHARLDQRQMYRACYGLLVVTALKLLWDGVEGYMA